A stretch of the Kushneria konosiri genome encodes the following:
- a CDS encoding YicC/YloC family endoribonuclease gives MARSMTAFTRQTLDADWGSLALELRSVNQRYLDLHFRLPDALRDLEAPFRDSLRSALSRGKIECSLRFERAQSASAGLDINVEHLEVLMDTLTRLRRHAPEASMPTLLELLDHPGVSRGGEIDMDAVRAAALKLMSQALDDLNAGREREGEQLCALIRERLTGIRAQVEEVRAHLPAVLERQRRQILERLETVKAELDPARLEAEMALMAQKADVAEELDRLETHVDEVERQLTQKGPVGRRLDFLMQELNREANTLSSKAAVTDTTRCAVELKVLIEQMREQIQNIE, from the coding sequence ATGGCACGCAGCATGACCGCCTTCACCCGCCAGACGCTGGATGCCGACTGGGGCAGCCTTGCGCTCGAACTTCGCTCGGTCAACCAGCGCTATCTCGACCTCCACTTTCGCCTGCCAGACGCCCTGCGCGATCTTGAAGCGCCCTTTCGTGACAGCCTGCGCAGCGCGCTTTCGCGCGGCAAGATCGAGTGCTCGCTGCGCTTTGAGCGCGCCCAGAGCGCCAGCGCCGGGCTCGATATCAACGTCGAGCATCTCGAAGTGCTGATGGACACCCTGACGCGCCTGCGCCGTCATGCCCCGGAAGCCTCGATGCCAACGCTGCTGGAGCTGCTCGATCATCCCGGTGTCTCACGTGGCGGCGAGATCGACATGGACGCCGTGCGCGCTGCCGCGCTCAAGCTGATGTCGCAGGCACTTGATGACCTGAACGCCGGTCGTGAGCGCGAAGGCGAACAGCTCTGTGCGCTGATCCGCGAACGCCTCACCGGCATTCGTGCTCAGGTGGAAGAGGTCCGGGCGCACCTGCCGGCCGTGCTGGAACGTCAGCGCCGCCAGATTCTGGAGCGCCTGGAGACCGTGAAGGCCGAACTCGACCCGGCCCGTCTGGAAGCGGAGATGGCATTGATGGCGCAAAAGGCCGATGTCGCCGAGGAACTCGACCGGCTGGAAACTCACGTGGATGAAGTCGAGCGCCAGCTCACGCAAAAAGGCCCTGTCGGCCGCCGGCTCGACTTTCTGATGCAGGAACTCAACCGCGAAGCCAACACGCTCTCGTCCAAGGCCGCAGTGACCGATACCACTCGCTGCGCGGTGGAGCTGAAGGTACTGATCGAGCAGATGCGCGAGCAGATTCAAAATATCGAGTAA
- a CDS encoding tyrosine-type recombinase/integrase: MGSLNARKVQALIKGGEAGRYSDGDGLYLMVPQKGTPYWMLRYTLSGKRREMTLGKHAHLSLAEARVRAQDHQKLVQDGIDPIEARKQEQQVSIRTVDDLFADWYPDLEKRLKHPRIPYRIYHKEVAPSLGKRELDTVTPMEVRGIVRKVAHSGRPTIANDTLMYLKQLFNHAIKLGLITYNPATAFNVNDAGGVEKSRSRALTLDEINTAFTVFRENNASFSRENYLACALLVVLGTRKTELTEARWKEFDLANSQWTLPGERSKSGIGIRIPLPPQAIDWLEELRIRACGSEFVFPSRRGNRSPHMGKDTLNRAIAKLFGSEPGKKQQPDNRMGDLEPFTVHDLRRTCRSLLAATGTPAHVAERCLNHKIKGVEGIYDRYDYFQERKIAHQKVSDLVSLK; this comes from the coding sequence ATGGGAAGCCTCAATGCCAGAAAGGTGCAGGCCCTTATCAAGGGAGGAGAAGCCGGGCGTTACAGCGACGGTGATGGCCTGTACCTCATGGTGCCGCAAAAGGGCACTCCATACTGGATGTTGAGGTACACGCTATCGGGTAAACGCCGGGAGATGACGCTGGGCAAACATGCTCATCTCTCTCTTGCAGAAGCCCGAGTCAGAGCTCAGGACCATCAGAAGCTGGTTCAGGATGGCATTGACCCCATTGAGGCACGCAAGCAGGAACAGCAGGTGTCGATAAGAACCGTCGACGACCTGTTTGCAGACTGGTATCCGGATCTCGAGAAGCGTCTCAAGCATCCCAGAATCCCATACCGTATTTATCACAAGGAAGTGGCCCCCAGCTTGGGCAAACGAGAGCTGGATACCGTGACGCCCATGGAAGTAAGAGGGATCGTCAGGAAAGTGGCGCACAGCGGCCGACCAACGATCGCCAATGATACATTGATGTATCTGAAGCAGTTGTTTAACCATGCCATCAAGCTGGGGCTTATCACCTATAACCCGGCAACAGCCTTCAACGTTAATGACGCCGGCGGTGTGGAAAAAAGCCGTAGCCGAGCCCTGACCCTGGACGAGATCAACACGGCTTTCACCGTGTTTCGAGAAAACAACGCAAGCTTTAGTAGAGAGAATTATCTCGCCTGCGCGCTCTTGGTGGTACTGGGAACAAGAAAGACCGAGCTGACCGAAGCACGATGGAAAGAATTCGATCTGGCCAACAGCCAATGGACACTGCCTGGGGAGCGCAGCAAGTCCGGCATCGGCATCAGGATCCCGCTTCCCCCTCAGGCCATCGATTGGCTGGAGGAGCTCAGGATACGGGCCTGCGGCTCGGAGTTTGTATTCCCCAGCCGACGGGGTAACAGATCTCCTCATATGGGCAAGGACACGCTGAATCGTGCTATCGCCAAGCTGTTTGGCAGCGAGCCCGGCAAGAAGCAACAGCCAGACAATCGAATGGGCGATCTGGAACCTTTCACCGTGCATGATCTACGTCGTACCTGCCGAAGCCTGCTGGCTGCCACAGGCACCCCGGCACATGTGGCAGAGCGCTGCCTGAACCACAAGATCAAGGGCGTTGAAGGCATCTATGACCGATACGATTATTTTCAGGAGCGAAAGATCGCTCATCAAAAAGTGTCTGACTTAGTCTCTCTAAAATAA
- a CDS encoding sarcosine oxidase subunit gamma translates to MSDVKEFETRPADDSKAESPLAWSLHEQKSLPHASNPGVILSEKPFMGQLILRGGAIVMDEAVREVMNMALPARPLALVTDDSGERSIQWLSPDEWLVIVPGGEEFELEQKLRQSLGQAHFSIVNVSGGQTVLSLKGKNSRDVLMKSISYDVHSEAFPVGKGVSTVFAKATVILRRPEEDGWELVIRRSFADYCYRWLLDASREYGVSVTR, encoded by the coding sequence ATGTCTGACGTCAAGGAATTCGAGACCCGTCCGGCCGACGATTCGAAGGCGGAGTCACCGCTGGCCTGGTCGCTGCACGAGCAGAAGTCGCTGCCGCACGCCTCCAATCCGGGCGTGATCCTCAGCGAAAAGCCCTTCATGGGGCAGCTGATCCTGCGCGGCGGTGCCATCGTCATGGACGAGGCGGTGCGCGAGGTGATGAACATGGCTCTGCCGGCGCGGCCGCTGGCGCTGGTCACCGATGACAGCGGCGAGCGCTCGATCCAGTGGCTGTCGCCTGATGAGTGGCTGGTGATCGTGCCCGGCGGTGAAGAGTTCGAGCTGGAGCAGAAGCTGCGCCAGTCGCTGGGCCAGGCCCACTTCAGCATCGTCAACGTCAGCGGCGGTCAGACCGTCCTGTCACTGAAGGGGAAAAACTCGCGTGATGTATTGATGAAATCCATTTCCTACGACGTGCACTCAGAGGCGTTCCCGGTCGGCAAGGGGGTTTCCACGGTCTTTGCCAAGGCAACGGTCATCCTGCGCCGGCCCGAAGAGGATGGCTGGGAGCTGGTGATTCGCCGAAGCTTTGCCGACTACTGCTATCGCTGGCTGCTGGACGCTTCAAGAGAGTACGGCGTCAGCGTCACACGCTAG
- the purU gene encoding formyltetrahydrofolate deformylase, which produces MTRTVDTWILAAQCPSLLGTVDVVTRFLREQRCYITELSSFDDRLNEGFFIRAEFRPLEDGFSSETFEKDFGERAREFDMSFELTPPNKRTRVVIMVSKADHCLNDLLYRYRTHQLPMEICAVVSNHPDLEPLAQWHGLPWYHLPVTPETREQQEQQILDIIERTDAELVILARYMQVLSAHMCDVLAGRAINIHHSLLPGFKGARPYHQAYEKGVKLVGATAHYINNDLDEGPIIAQGVETVDHAHYPEDLVAKGRDIECLTLARAIGYHLERRVFLYSGRTVVLDR; this is translated from the coding sequence ATGACCCGAACCGTCGATACCTGGATTCTTGCGGCACAGTGTCCCAGCCTGCTGGGCACCGTCGATGTCGTCACGCGCTTTCTCAGGGAGCAGCGCTGCTACATCACCGAACTCAGTTCCTTTGACGATCGCTTGAACGAAGGGTTTTTCATTCGGGCCGAGTTTCGCCCGCTGGAGGACGGCTTCAGCAGCGAGACCTTCGAGAAGGACTTTGGCGAGCGCGCGCGGGAATTCGACATGTCGTTTGAACTGACACCGCCGAACAAGCGCACAAGGGTCGTGATCATGGTCTCAAAGGCCGACCATTGCCTGAACGATCTGCTGTATCGCTACCGCACCCATCAGCTGCCGATGGAGATCTGTGCCGTCGTCTCCAACCATCCCGACCTGGAGCCGCTGGCCCAGTGGCACGGCCTGCCCTGGTATCATCTGCCGGTCACCCCGGAGACCCGCGAACAGCAGGAGCAGCAGATTCTCGACATCATCGAGCGCACCGATGCCGAACTTGTAATACTGGCGCGCTACATGCAGGTGCTGTCGGCGCACATGTGTGATGTGCTGGCCGGACGCGCGATCAATATTCACCATTCCCTGCTGCCCGGTTTCAAGGGTGCCAGACCCTACCATCAGGCCTACGAGAAGGGCGTCAAACTGGTGGGTGCCACGGCGCACTACATCAACAACGACCTTGATGAAGGCCCCATCATCGCCCAGGGGGTCGAGACGGTGGATCACGCCCACTATCCCGAGGATCTGGTGGCAAAGGGGCGCGACATCGAGTGTCTGACGCTGGCCCGGGCGATCGGTTATCACCTCGAGCGCCGCGTGTTTCTCTATTCAGGCCGCACGGTCGTGCTTGATCGCTAG